In the Panthera leo isolate Ple1 chromosome D3, P.leo_Ple1_pat1.1, whole genome shotgun sequence genome, CCCGGGCCGCACGCAGGTCCGCACCTCGCACAGGCGAGCGCGCGCGCCCCAGTCCGGGCGACGAGGTGGGCGGCGACCCATCCGGTAGGACCCGTCCCGTCTCTGCGCGCGCTGTGACCTCCGGGGGGAGCGGAGAGGCCCCCAGGGGCGCGGATCTCAGGGCGCTGTGTTTCCTACGTCTCGGGTGCACAACGGAGGCCCCggagcaccccccgcccccccccgcccccccgtctTCCCCTGCGAACCCTCGGGAAAGCGCTCGCCCTGTCGATCGCCTGGAACCCCTGCAAAAGCCGGGAGCGGAGACGCGGCGCCGCCGGCGTGGGGGCGCGGGCAGCCGTCTCCACCGACAGCGCGGTGCGCCGGTCGTGCTCGGGGCGACGCGGGAAGGGAGCGGCTCGTAGCAACAGGTGCAGCCCGAAGCCGCTCCCGGAACGAGGCAGCCGGCCAGGAACCAGGACCCGGTAAGGCGCCGAGGGGTCTCTCGGTGCGGCTGCCCTGGCGCGTCCCTCCTCCCCGGctcggggcggggagggggaggcgggtgCCGCGCAGAGGGACCCCCGCCCGGGAGGGTGCAGAGCGGGGCTCCCGGCACAGAGACGGTCCCAGTAGGCGCAGCCGCCGGGGCCTCGGGCTCGGGAACCCGCGCGCCCTGCGTGCTGGGGGCCGGGACCCCCGGCCGTCCTCGGAGCCTTCTTCCCCAGCAGGCGCCGTCGCCAGCGCGCCCGGGCGCCCCGCGCGGGCCATGGAGCCGGCAGCCGGGAACCTCAGCGACGGGAACGCGAGCGGCCCCGAGCCCCCAGCCCCGGAGCCCAGGCCGCTCTTCGGCATCGGCGTCGAGAACGTCGTCACCCTGGTGCTGTTCGGCCTGATCTTCGCGCTCGGCGTGCTGGGCAACAGCCTGGTGATCACCGTGCTGGCGCGCAGCAAGCCTGGCCGGCCGCGCAGCACCACCAACCTGTTCATCCTCAACCTGAGCATCGCCGACCTAGCCTACCTGCTCTTCTGCGTCCCCTTCCAGGCCACGGTCTACGCGCTGCCCTCCTGGGTGCTGGGCGCCTTCGTCTGCAAGTTCATCCACTACTTCTTCACCGTCTCCATGCTGGTCAGCATCTTCACGCTGGCCGCGATGTCCGTGGACCGCTACGTGGCCATCGTGCACTCCCGGCGCTCCTCCTCCCTGCGGGTGTCCCGCAACGCGCTGCTGGGCGTGGGCTTCATCTGGGCGCTGTCCATCGCCATGGCCTCGCCCGTGGCCTACCACCAGCGCCTCTTCCACTGGGAGGTCAGCAACCAGACCTTCTGCTGGGAGCAGTGGCCCAACCAGCGCCACAAGAAGGCCTACGTGGTGTGCACCTTCGTCTTCGGCTACCTGCTGCCGCTTCTGCTCATTTGCTTCTGCTACGCCAAGGTGggcgcgcggggcgcggggcgcggggcgcgggcgggcggCCAGCTACCGGCCTGGGAGTAGCTCCTGGGTCCCCGTGCCCCTTTGGGAGCCCCTTGGACCTCGCTGTCTTGGGCGGTTCGGGTTGAGAACGGTCCCCAATGCACTTTGCCCTCGCCGGTCTGGTGGTGCGCGAGAAAGTTACTTGGAGTCCGGGAGACGCAGAACAAAGTGTGAGATTTCCCAGAGGTCCCGCCTCCCCTCGGCCTCCTGCCACCTCAGCCCTTGACCCCGAATTTGTCTTTGCCGCAGCGGGCAGCTGAGCGGTCAACGCCCACCTCTCAGAAGAGGAATCGGGCTCAGTTTTAGGCACTCAGACCCAGTCTCCAGGATGAAATCTCCGCGGCCCGAGTGCGGATCGGTTCTGAGCGCCCCCAGCAGGAGCGCGGCCCCATGTTCCCTCCCCAGCGCTCTGCTGGGACGCCCTGCGTGGTGGCCCTGGTCCCCTTCCTGCTCTGTGAAGCCTTGCTCCTGGAGACGGTGTTTCGGATTTTATTTTACCCCAAGTTTAAGCTTTATAAGCCAGGTGCTAAGAGAATATTTCTTCACAGAATTTTGACCCTAGTCAGGATTGGGTGGGTTTCCAATTAGAAGGGTTGTGTAGACAATATTAGGTGATTCAGGCCTGAATCCCTAACTGTCCTCAAGAGATGCATTACTACGCATGTGgcccagctctccctccctctgtggcccagctcccccctccctctgtggcccagctcccccctcccaacgtggcccagctcccccctccctccgtggcccagctcccccctccctctgtggcccagctcccccctccctctgtggcccagctcccccctcccaacgtggcccagctcccccctccctccgtggcccagctcccccctccctccgtggcccagctcccccctcccaacgtggcccagctcccccctccctccgtggcccagctcccccctccctccgtggcccagctcccccctccctccgtggcccagctcccccctccctccgtggcccagctcccccttccctctgtggcccagctcccccctccctccgtggcccagctcccccctccctccgtggcccagctcccccctccctccgtggcccagctcccccctccctccgtggcccagctcccccctccctccgtggcccagctcccccctcccaacgtggcccagctcccccctccctccgtggcccagctcccccctccctccgtggcccagctcccccctccctctgtggcccagctcccccctccctctgtggcccagctcccccttccctctgtggcccagctcccccctccctccgtgGCCCAGGTCCCCCCTCCCTCCGtggcccagctcccccctccctccgtggcccagctcccccctccctctgtggcCCAGCTCCCCCTCCTTCCGtggcccagctcccccctccctctgtcctctgctcctTGGAGCTCAGCAAACCCACACCGGGACTTGAAGAGGTCTTACCTACCAAAAGTCTTCAACTTTTTTGATAAACTCGTTTGTGTTTGAGTAAGAGTATCTGCTTCATCACATGACAGTCATTCGTGGGGGTAAAAACTCCAGTTCTCTGATGTACTGTGGGAGTATTATTACCACTAGGAAAACAGCTTTGTAGCCAAAATTTGAAATTCTTACCATTTGATTTTCATCTTCTTGTGTCTCTGATTCGGTTTCTGATAAGGCTGTGACTGTAGGGCCAGGAATAACCAGATGACAGAGagcaataatttcttttattccaGCAAAAATGTTTACTACAGCCCCCTGGCCTTTGTTTTCTCCTGCCCCATATTCTGTAGGTAGAGTCATATCTACTTGAATGGTCATAGTCTGGGATATTGTCTGGAAGAATGGCCTGCCTCAAAGGTTACATATAAAGATATACTGAGGAGATAGGACAGGATAGAGCTTTTGGAAGATAGCTGTATAGCTTAGCTCTTTtgtaaatgcaaaaacaaaacaaccacaacaacaaacaaacaaaaagacctcataaaaaatacacaaaagaccCAAACCcaacaaacaaccaaaacaaaacaaaaacaaaacaaaaacaaaacaaaacaaaaaagcaggtgGTTGTACCAGCGCAGCGATCCACTGCGTGCACTGTCTCACTCAGTCTGCACAACCATGGGGGTGGGAGCTATCTGAGAAAAGGGTTTTGGAGGAGGAAGGCAACTGACCCAGATTATGAAGCCGGTAAACGGTTCAGGAAGGGTTTTAACGCAGAGCCACCGGTCCCCGAGGGAGGGCCTTGGCAGGAGGAAGCTCGGGACTAGAAGTGTCCTTAGAATATTCCGTGATAGATTGATAATCACCTAAAGTAGGCTGAAGCAGacctttccttcatttctccaAAGTCCACAGGTCTT is a window encoding:
- the GALR1 gene encoding galanin receptor type 1, with the translated sequence MEPAAGNLSDGNASGPEPPAPEPRPLFGIGVENVVTLVLFGLIFALGVLGNSLVITVLARSKPGRPRSTTNLFILNLSIADLAYLLFCVPFQATVYALPSWVLGAFVCKFIHYFFTVSMLVSIFTLAAMSVDRYVAIVHSRRSSSLRVSRNALLGVGFIWALSIAMASPVAYHQRLFHWEVSNQTFCWEQWPNQRHKKAYVVCTFVFGYLLPLLLICFCYAKVLNHLHKKLKNMSKKSEASKKKTAQTVLVVVVVFGISWLPHHVINLWAEFGVFPLTPVSFLFRIAAHCLAYSNSSVNPIIYAFLSENFRKAYKQVFKCHMRNESPLNDTKENKSRIDTPPSTNCTHV